In Arthrobacter citreus, a single genomic region encodes these proteins:
- the clpP gene encoding ATP-dependent Clp endopeptidase proteolytic subunit ClpP gives MTTIPYVIEQSNRGERSYDIYSRLLKDRIIIIGDEINDQVANSVVAQLLFLAADAPDKEISLYINSPGGSTSAGFAIYDTMQYIKPDIRTICTGMAASFGAMLLLAGTKGKRLALPNSEIMIHQPLGGAKGQATEIEISARRILKLREHINHIIADRTGQSVEKVSKDTDRDYFMSAEEAKEYGIIDEILYPTN, from the coding sequence ATGACGACAATTCCATATGTAATTGAACAATCTAATCGTGGTGAACGTTCATACGATATTTATTCCCGCTTGTTAAAGGATCGAATTATTATAATAGGTGATGAGATTAATGATCAAGTAGCAAACAGTGTAGTTGCACAATTATTATTTTTGGCAGCGGATGCGCCCGATAAAGAAATTTCACTTTATATAAATAGTCCAGGTGGGTCGACTTCAGCAGGCTTTGCTATATATGATACAATGCAATATATTAAACCCGATATTAGAACAATTTGTACAGGAATGGCAGCGTCCTTTGGCGCAATGCTTTTGCTAGCAGGAACTAAAGGTAAGCGTTTGGCACTTCCAAACAGCGAAATCATGATTCACCAACCGTTAGGAGGGGCAAAAGGTCAAGCAACAGAAATTGAAATATCTGCTCGCAGAATATTAAAGCTACGCGAACATATTAATCATATTATTGCCGACCGAACAGGGCAATCTGTTGAAAAAGTTTCAAAAGACACAGATCGAGACTATTTCATGAGTGCGGAAGAAGCGAAAGAATATGGAATTATTGATGAAATTCTCTACCCGACTAATTGA
- the ltrA gene encoding group II intron reverse transcriptase/maturase has protein sequence MNQEWKFKLHSVYGQLLFDRKLTKSFEQVKANKGTGGIDGESIESYESNLNGNILSLLEKLRTKTYKAQPVKRVYIPKKNGKKRPLGIPTIQDRIVQQSLVNVLQPKFEDLLFHNWSVGYRPNRGVQRALQIILWNIEQGYNHIYDCDIKGFFDNIPHKNLIGILKKYVSDRTVLSLIEQWLKVGHMEEGKLIHSDYGTPQGGVISPLLANVYLNELDWEWDLNGIRFVRYADDFLLFAKSKELIEKAASLTKEKLKELGLEISKEKTRVVNFEKDDFDFLGFTFHHWRPNKKVNKPIFHVTPKEESIKDFRLKIKEKTRKTLTLSKEEWVSRVNPIIRGKVNYYVTIIKAIKANEELGQTSHCITRWTRNRLRNLDGYIRRRLRVAFIHKHPTQRKGDKMNSLWNNSFFLKTNLIPSYWLYLNKAFGYTKEQYLNDMKKTTKRNIHTRIKREREKGKEYYNPIRLQKMQNAWNASS, from the coding sequence ATGAATCAAGAGTGGAAATTTAAATTACACAGTGTTTATGGTCAATTATTATTCGACCGTAAATTAACAAAAAGCTTCGAACAAGTAAAAGCGAATAAAGGTACAGGTGGAATTGACGGAGAATCAATCGAAAGTTATGAATCTAACTTGAATGGAAATATTTTGTCATTACTTGAAAAGTTAAGAACGAAAACCTACAAAGCACAACCAGTCAAAAGAGTATACATACCTAAGAAAAATGGAAAGAAACGACCATTGGGAATTCCGACAATTCAAGACCGTATTGTTCAACAGAGTTTAGTAAATGTGTTACAACCAAAATTTGAGGATCTACTGTTTCATAATTGGTCAGTAGGATATCGACCAAATCGAGGAGTTCAAAGAGCCCTTCAAATAATCTTATGGAATATAGAACAGGGATATAATCATATATACGATTGTGATATAAAAGGCTTCTTCGATAATATTCCACATAAGAATCTAATCGGAATATTAAAGAAATACGTCTCGGACCGAACGGTCCTTAGTCTCATAGAACAATGGTTAAAGGTTGGACACATGGAAGAAGGAAAACTGATTCATTCTGACTACGGGACTCCTCAAGGTGGAGTAATTTCACCATTACTAGCAAATGTCTATCTTAATGAATTGGATTGGGAATGGGATTTGAATGGTATTCGCTTCGTTCGTTACGCAGATGATTTTCTTTTATTTGCGAAATCAAAAGAATTAATCGAAAAAGCAGCGTCCTTAACTAAAGAAAAGTTGAAAGAGTTAGGATTAGAGATTTCAAAAGAGAAAACTAGAGTAGTCAACTTTGAGAAGGACGATTTCGATTTCCTAGGTTTTACATTTCATCATTGGAGACCGAATAAGAAAGTTAATAAACCTATATTTCATGTGACACCTAAGGAAGAATCAATCAAAGACTTTCGATTGAAAATTAAAGAAAAGACTCGAAAGACTTTAACTCTGAGCAAAGAAGAATGGGTTAGTCGTGTGAATCCAATTATACGTGGAAAAGTCAATTATTATGTGACAATCATCAAAGCGATTAAGGCTAATGAAGAACTAGGTCAGACAAGTCATTGTATTACCAGATGGACGAGAAATCGACTTCGAAATCTAGATGGATACATAAGAAGGCGACTGCGAGTAGCCTTTATTCATAAACATCCAACCCAAAGAAAAGGGGATAAAATGAATAGTTTATGGAATAACTCATTCTTTCTAAAGACTAACCTAATCCCATCTTATTGGCTTTACTTAAATAAAGCTTTCGGCTACACAAAAGAACAATATTTAAATGACATGAAGAAAACAACTAAACGCAACATACATACAAGGATTAAAAGAGAAAGAGAAAAGGGAAAAGAATATTACAACCCTATTCGTCTCCAAAAGATGCAAAATGCCTGGAATGCATCCTCTTGA
- a CDS encoding quercetin 2,3-dioxygenase, which yields MTFEQKSIAGFMHRKITEENTYFFLNDFTSILVNGEDTNGAFCVLHCNGKKDGGPPLHIHELEDETFYVLEGEIAFFIGDQKISAKAGDYVFAPRRIPHTFKVLSEETKFIVTAYPSGFDEFVKELSVPFLKAFIKPENPPSNEKIQKLIEVSKKYKISYPSL from the coding sequence ATGACTTTTGAACAAAAAAGTATCGCAGGTTTCATGCATCGTAAAATCACAGAAGAAAATACCTACTTCTTTTTAAATGATTTTACTTCCATATTAGTAAATGGAGAGGATACAAACGGGGCTTTTTGCGTTCTACATTGTAATGGAAAAAAAGATGGCGGACCACCACTTCACATTCATGAATTAGAAGATGAAACGTTTTATGTATTAGAAGGAGAGATTGCTTTTTTCATAGGTGATCAGAAAATTTCTGCAAAAGCTGGAGACTATGTATTTGCCCCACGAAGGATTCCTCATACATTTAAGGTGCTCTCAGAAGAAACTAAGTTCATTGTAACTGCATATCCATCCGGTTTTGATGAATTTGTAAAAGAATTATCTGTACCGTTTCTAAAAGCATTTATTAAGCCTGAAAATCCACCATCAAATGAAAAAATTCAAAAGTTGATTGAGGTGTCAAAAAAGTATAAAATTTCTTATCCGAGTTTATAA
- a CDS encoding nucleotidyltransferase domain-containing protein: MEYLNKLNPIKAAHLFINKHFPNCQGALLSGSVVRGEATETSDLDIVIFDRNLLSSYRESLIKFGWDIEVFVHNLTSYKDFFESDNERARPSLPRMVSEGIVLKDEGIMNDIKKEANDLLNNGPAEWSEETIKLKRYFITDALNDFVGSSIRGEELFIANTLAELVSEFVLRTHCKWIGSSKWIVRALKHYDEDFANSFIEAFDLFYTTGNKDRIIELVNDILRPFGGQLFEGFSLGKL; the protein is encoded by the coding sequence ATGGAATATTTAAATAAACTAAATCCAATTAAAGCAGCACATCTTTTTATTAATAAACATTTTCCAAACTGTCAAGGTGCGTTATTATCTGGGAGTGTAGTCAGAGGGGAGGCAACGGAAACATCAGATCTTGATATTGTGATTTTCGATCGAAATCTCTTGTCATCATATAGAGAGTCATTAATTAAATTTGGATGGGATATTGAAGTTTTTGTGCATAATTTAACATCTTATAAAGACTTTTTTGAAAGTGACAATGAAAGAGCTAGGCCTTCATTGCCAAGAATGGTGTCTGAGGGAATTGTTTTAAAAGACGAAGGTATAATGAATGATATTAAGAAAGAAGCAAATGATCTTTTAAATAATGGACCAGCAGAATGGTCAGAAGAAACAATAAAACTAAAGCGGTATTTTATTACAGATGCATTAAATGATTTTGTTGGCTCATCTATTAGAGGAGAAGAATTATTTATTGCAAATACACTAGCTGAATTAGTAAGTGAATTCGTTTTAAGAACACACTGTAAATGGATTGGCTCTTCAAAGTGGATTGTACGCGCATTAAAGCATTATGACGAAGATTTTGCGAATAGTTTTATAGAAGCTTTTGATCTATTTTACACGACTGGGAACAAAGATCGAATTATTGAATTAGTTAATGACATATTGCGTCCTTTTGGTGGGCAGTTATTTGAAGGTTTTTCATTAGGAAAATTGTAA
- a CDS encoding S8 family serine peptidase, with product MKNEKMKAFKVLSTAALTSLLFTSFTAYAEKNIITFSSADEQVQPMLVKRAEPAQKDSIYDAAKKNEELGNHKPDDLVHLIVEVDQPNNDEVTKQNKRTLFKEKQDKVIEKISKLKTTKSNETFKLKHRYFEGFNGFSVETKFKNLKDVESLQGVTHVEVARTFHETMAASKELVQAQKVWEQYGYKGEGLLVGVVDSGIDWTHKDMTLPDEAKAKEKWTKDKFQKFAETTAVNETWYSDKVPSGYDWADNDTNVIPGAKGSPHGTHVSGTIGANGDDSTGGVEGIAPGVQLLAEKVFSDNGGGAMEDDIIAGIEHAVTMGADVINMSLGSDAGYVDENYDPIQKAIRMATEQGTLVVVAAGNSAYSSEALLVPSTVRPYAEDPDIGTVGSPGVSPYAISVASYENTKIHMNAISDGSLTVPFKDHSQFGPTYNFEVSKNLLPNTNYDLVYVGEGKIAANYPKGKTNYIAVVKLLNSYSTVSSIQFAAKAAGAKAIIMIPPANMPDYASQPVTPTAAPTAETSKVIGDALLDKMSKMPSGQYLSMKNVGDYWVDNPDKGTMSYFSSMGTTPTLDFKPEISAPGGNIYSTIPGNSYEVMSGTSMATPHVAGGSALVLQSLYEKGLQHSEDTVLKAKVALMNTSKVIMDPRTNSEVPYSPRVQGSGLMQIQNAINTPVIVTRKDTPLEQAGAVALKEIKNDRAIFNLNVQSLEAKKGKEEYEYNVNVDLLTDGTQTKQFDLDGDGTLDSKDYLTLSSKQIEGASIYVNGEKVSSTDGTSFKIKPGQEKNLNVEIRLPRNLRDNAFVEGFVRLVPKDPTKAVPLSIPYMGFNGKWDAPRNIDAPAWEKDAFAGYTALWNDSTEGGAPLGYNGVNFDLNHIAFSPNYIDKGIVGGMAVLRNLDKAEISIENSKGKQLRYLGNFSEYTGTGEPWKFNKNMMFNQDYGYNLYQWDMKDTSGNFVPDGTYYYVIKTTLAYPNAKPQTVKMPMIVDSVEPKISNIKVTPKDGKYVITFDAADNATDFNYADIYVNGTFYELNPGVTTLTVNTEPKGMVFRYIDYAGNMAWTTWGDQSYNKQSMAMVTWGISPSTGVSASKPARISLYGYNRVNWTINIKDAKGNLVDSSTFENEHTFSTQWAPEKNLPNGTYYVTVDVVTKDGFKVTTTPKTITVTQ from the coding sequence ATGAAAAATGAAAAAATGAAAGCGTTTAAAGTTTTGTCAACTGCGGCATTAACATCATTACTTTTCACATCTTTTACAGCTTATGCTGAAAAAAATATTATTACATTTTCTTCTGCGGACGAACAAGTTCAACCAATGTTAGTTAAGAGAGCTGAACCAGCTCAAAAAGACTCGATTTATGATGCTGCTAAAAAGAATGAAGAATTAGGCAACCATAAACCAGATGATCTTGTTCATTTAATTGTAGAAGTTGATCAACCAAATAATGACGAAGTAACAAAACAAAATAAAAGAACTTTATTTAAAGAAAAACAAGACAAAGTAATCGAAAAAATTTCAAAATTAAAAACTACTAAATCTAATGAAACGTTTAAGCTAAAACACCGTTATTTTGAAGGATTTAACGGATTCAGTGTCGAGACAAAATTTAAGAACTTGAAGGATGTTGAGTCACTACAAGGAGTTACACATGTAGAAGTAGCTAGAACATTCCATGAAACGATGGCAGCAAGTAAAGAATTAGTACAAGCTCAAAAGGTTTGGGAGCAATATGGTTATAAAGGAGAAGGTCTATTAGTAGGTGTTGTAGATTCCGGTATTGATTGGACTCATAAAGATATGACACTGCCAGATGAAGCTAAAGCGAAAGAAAAATGGACAAAGGATAAATTTCAAAAGTTTGCTGAAACGACAGCTGTAAATGAAACTTGGTATTCAGATAAAGTACCATCTGGTTACGACTGGGCAGACAACGATACAAATGTTATACCTGGTGCAAAAGGTAGTCCTCACGGTACTCACGTTTCTGGAACAATAGGAGCAAATGGTGATGATTCGACAGGTGGAGTTGAAGGAATTGCACCTGGAGTACAGCTTTTAGCAGAAAAAGTATTTTCTGATAATGGCGGCGGGGCGATGGAAGACGATATTATCGCAGGGATTGAGCACGCGGTTACTATGGGCGCAGACGTTATTAATATGAGTTTAGGCTCTGACGCAGGTTATGTAGACGAAAATTATGATCCAATTCAAAAGGCGATTCGTATGGCGACAGAGCAGGGTACTTTAGTAGTAGTAGCAGCTGGAAATTCTGCGTATAGTTCAGAGGCTTTACTAGTTCCTTCAACAGTACGACCATATGCGGAAGATCCAGATATTGGAACAGTAGGTTCACCAGGGGTAAGTCCATACGCAATATCTGTAGCTTCCTATGAAAATACTAAAATTCATATGAATGCAATTTCTGATGGTAGTCTAACTGTACCATTCAAAGATCATTCTCAATTTGGGCCAACATATAATTTTGAAGTATCTAAAAACTTATTACCAAATACTAACTATGATTTAGTATATGTAGGTGAAGGAAAAATAGCTGCTAATTATCCAAAGGGTAAAACGAACTATATTGCAGTTGTTAAACTTTTAAATTCATATAGTACTGTTTCATCTATTCAGTTTGCTGCAAAGGCAGCAGGAGCGAAAGCAATTATTATGATTCCTCCAGCAAATATGCCAGATTATGCATCTCAACCAGTAACACCAACTGCAGCACCAACTGCAGAAACTAGCAAAGTAATTGGTGATGCATTACTAGATAAAATGAGCAAGATGCCGAGTGGCCAATATTTAAGTATGAAAAATGTAGGCGATTATTGGGTAGATAACCCTGATAAAGGAACGATGTCTTATTTTTCATCAATGGGTACAACACCAACATTAGATTTTAAACCTGAAATTTCGGCACCTGGTGGAAATATTTATTCAACTATACCTGGTAATAGCTATGAAGTGATGAGCGGTACATCGATGGCTACACCTCACGTTGCTGGTGGCTCGGCTTTAGTATTACAGTCACTTTATGAAAAAGGATTACAGCATTCAGAAGATACAGTATTAAAAGCTAAAGTTGCATTAATGAATACATCTAAAGTCATTATGGATCCAAGAACAAATAGTGAAGTTCCCTATTCACCACGTGTTCAAGGTTCTGGTTTAATGCAAATTCAAAATGCGATTAATACGCCTGTTATCGTAACAAGAAAAGATACTCCACTTGAGCAAGCTGGAGCAGTTGCATTAAAAGAAATTAAAAATGACCGAGCTATTTTTAATTTAAATGTACAGTCTCTTGAAGCAAAGAAAGGAAAAGAAGAATACGAATATAATGTTAATGTTGACTTATTAACAGATGGAACACAAACGAAGCAGTTTGACTTAGATGGTGATGGAACGCTAGATTCGAAAGATTATTTAACATTAAGCAGTAAACAAATTGAAGGTGCTTCAATTTATGTTAACGGGGAAAAGGTTTCTAGTACAGATGGTACTTCATTTAAAATTAAACCAGGTCAGGAGAAAAATCTAAATGTAGAAATTCGCCTGCCTAGAAATTTAAGAGATAATGCGTTCGTTGAAGGATTTGTTCGACTTGTTCCAAAGGATCCAACGAAAGCGGTACCTTTATCAATTCCTTATATGGGCTTTAATGGGAAATGGGATGCACCAAGAAATATTGATGCTCCTGCATGGGAAAAAGATGCGTTTGCAGGATACACTGCTCTTTGGAATGATAGTACAGAAGGAGGGGCACCATTAGGATACAATGGAGTAAATTTTGATTTAAACCATATTGCTTTCTCTCCAAATTATATTGATAAGGGAATTGTAGGTGGAATGGCTGTTTTACGTAATTTAGATAAAGCTGAGATATCTATTGAAAATTCAAAAGGCAAACAACTTAGATACTTAGGTAACTTTAGTGAATATACAGGAACCGGAGAGCCTTGGAAATTTAATAAAAACATGATGTTTAATCAAGATTACGGATATAACTTATATCAATGGGATATGAAAGACACATCAGGAAATTTCGTTCCAGATGGTACTTACTACTATGTAATTAAAACAACATTGGCGTATCCAAACGCTAAACCACAAACAGTTAAAATGCCAATGATTGTCGATTCAGTTGAACCAAAAATTTCTAATATTAAGGTAACTCCAAAAGATGGGAAATATGTCATTACATTTGATGCGGCAGATAATGCAACTGACTTTAACTATGCTGATATTTATGTAAATGGAACATTTTATGAACTAAATCCAGGGGTAACGACTCTAACGGTTAATACAGAGCCAAAAGGTATGGTATTCAGATATATTGATTATGCAGGAAATATGGCTTGGACAACATGGGGAGACCAAAGTTATAACAAACAAAGTATGGCGATGGTAACTTGGGGAATCTCTCCATCTACTGGTGTAAGCGCATCTAAACCTGCGAGAATTTCTCTATATGGCTATAACAGAGTAAACTGGACGATTAATATTAAAGATGCTAAAGGAAACCTTGTAGATTCATCAACATTCGAAAATGAGCATACGTTTAGTACACAATGGGCTCCAGAAAAAAATCTACCAAATGGCACATATTATGTTACAGTAGATGTTGTTACGAAAGATGGTTTTAAAGTTACAACAACACCTAAAACTATAACAGTTACACAATAA
- a CDS encoding endospore germination permease, whose protein sequence is MNRKLSITGFQFFCMIFIFGVGASPPVEIYMKAKQDGWISLLIGLFLACLLFAVYIKLYSLFPDLLFTKYIQLILGKYVGKILALIYILYFIYIAARDLRDFEDLLKITLYNASSLLSLGIVMILLIMYAISKGLETFARANEFIFMMIMFLVIIFIGFEIISKLIKLDNLRPVLENGWKPIWEAAFPISMTIPFGEVLTFTMIMPHLNKKDTAIKVGIPALLFSGCILTLFAVLNTSILGPTVIERTTYPLLTAVSYINIADFVQRLDTFIVIIAICNAFVKITIYFYCAVSGAADLFNIKKSDQLVYPLGIITVIFSLWVATSILEQHNEGIHLVPYLLHIPLQFVIPVCLLFILLLQGKLKSKKT, encoded by the coding sequence ATGAATCGTAAATTAAGTATTACTGGGTTTCAATTTTTTTGTATGATTTTTATATTTGGTGTAGGTGCTTCACCGCCAGTTGAAATATATATGAAGGCTAAGCAAGATGGATGGATTAGTTTATTAATAGGGCTTTTTTTAGCTTGTTTACTATTCGCTGTGTATATTAAGTTATATTCATTATTTCCTGACCTACTATTTACAAAATATATTCAACTTATTTTAGGTAAATATGTTGGAAAAATACTAGCATTAATTTATATATTATATTTTATTTATATTGCTGCACGTGATTTACGCGATTTTGAAGATTTACTTAAAATTACTTTATATAACGCTTCTTCTCTACTTTCACTCGGAATAGTTATGATTTTATTAATCATGTATGCAATTTCTAAAGGACTTGAAACATTCGCACGGGCAAATGAATTTATCTTTATGATGATCATGTTTCTTGTTATTATTTTTATTGGATTTGAAATCATTTCTAAATTAATTAAACTAGACAATTTAAGACCTGTCTTAGAAAACGGATGGAAACCAATATGGGAAGCTGCTTTTCCAATTTCAATGACCATTCCTTTTGGAGAAGTACTTACGTTTACGATGATCATGCCGCATTTAAATAAAAAGGATACTGCAATAAAAGTGGGAATACCAGCCTTATTATTTTCAGGTTGTATTTTAACATTATTCGCAGTCTTAAATACTTCAATATTAGGACCAACAGTTATTGAAAGAACAACCTACCCACTTCTAACAGCTGTTAGTTATATTAATATCGCTGACTTCGTGCAAAGATTAGATACTTTTATAGTTATCATTGCAATATGTAACGCCTTTGTAAAAATTACAATCTATTTTTATTGCGCAGTATCTGGGGCCGCAGATTTATTTAATATAAAGAAAAGTGATCAGCTAGTCTATCCACTTGGAATTATTACTGTCATTTTTTCATTATGGGTAGCGACTAGTATTCTTGAACAGCATAATGAGGGAATCCATTTAGTACCATATTTACTTCACATCCCACTTCAATTCGTTATTCCAGTTTGTTTATTATTCATTCTACTATTACAAGGGAAATTAAAAAGTAAAAAGACTTAA
- a CDS encoding GNAT family N-acetyltransferase codes for MEIKVDDLKGPEIAGLINEHLQGMTQHSPAESIHALNLEGLKKPEITFWSVWDQDKLVGCGALKELDSLHGEVKSMRTSSAHLRKGVARRMLQHIITEAKNRGYKRLSLETGSMEAFNPAKKLYELTGFKYCRAFADYKEDPNSVFMTLEL; via the coding sequence GTGGAAATTAAAGTAGATGATTTAAAAGGACCTGAAATTGCTGGACTAATTAATGAACATCTTCAAGGGATGACACAACACTCTCCAGCAGAAAGCATTCATGCACTAAATCTTGAAGGATTAAAGAAGCCTGAAATTACGTTTTGGAGTGTTTGGGATCAAGATAAATTAGTTGGTTGTGGTGCATTAAAAGAACTCGATTCTTTGCATGGAGAAGTTAAATCAATGAGAACATCTTCTGCACACTTAAGAAAAGGTGTAGCAAGAAGAATGCTCCAACATATTATCACCGAGGCGAAGAATAGAGGATATAAGAGACTAAGTTTGGAAACAGGTTCTATGGAAGCATTTAATCCAGCAAAAAAATTATATGAATTAACTGGTTTTAAATATTGTAGAGCATTTGCTGATTATAAAGAGGATCCGAATAGTGTTTTTATGACATTAGAATTGTAA
- a CDS encoding ketoacyl-ACP synthase III translates to MHKSKARITAIGSYVPEKIVTNKDLEKIVETNDEWIVKRTGIKERRMTKEDEHTSDLSFLAIKNLMEKYNKSVEDVDMIIVCTLTPDFKTPSVASIVQAKLGIKNAGAIDLNAACAGFTYGLYMANGLITSGLNKKILVVGAETLSKITDFEDRTTCILFGDGAGAALVEYDEEQPSFISSYLGSEGEKGKHLYCSNLSNQMFGEDIMNTNYIVQNGREVYKWAVTTVPKGMQTVLNNGSTLINEVDWFVPHSANLRMIESICERSEFPIEKTLHSLVDCGNTSSATIPLSLTKGVNDGKLKYGDKVLLYGFGGGLTHAGLLIKWTI, encoded by the coding sequence ATGCACAAATCGAAAGCACGTATCACAGCAATTGGATCTTATGTACCAGAAAAAATAGTAACAAATAAGGACTTAGAAAAAATAGTAGAAACAAATGATGAGTGGATTGTAAAACGTACTGGAATTAAAGAGAGAAGAATGACAAAAGAAGATGAGCATACAAGTGATTTAAGCTTTCTGGCAATAAAAAACTTAATGGAAAAATACAATAAGTCAGTTGAAGATGTTGATATGATTATCGTTTGTACATTAACACCAGATTTTAAAACGCCAAGTGTTGCTTCAATCGTTCAGGCAAAGCTAGGGATAAAAAATGCTGGGGCAATCGATTTAAACGCTGCTTGCGCGGGATTTACTTATGGGTTGTATATGGCAAATGGATTAATAACATCTGGATTAAATAAAAAAATCTTAGTTGTTGGAGCAGAGACTTTATCTAAAATAACGGATTTCGAAGATCGAACTACGTGCATTTTATTTGGAGATGGTGCCGGTGCAGCCCTAGTAGAGTACGATGAAGAGCAACCTAGTTTTATTTCTTCATATTTAGGTTCAGAAGGTGAAAAAGGTAAACACTTATACTGCTCAAACTTATCGAATCAAATGTTTGGTGAAGATATTATGAACACCAATTATATTGTTCAAAATGGACGCGAGGTATATAAATGGGCCGTTACAACTGTACCAAAAGGCATGCAAACTGTACTTAATAACGGTTCGACTTTAATAAATGAAGTTGATTGGTTTGTCCCGCATAGTGCCAATCTAAGAATGATTGAATCAATCTGCGAAAGAAGTGAATTCCCTATTGAAAAAACATTGCATAGTTTAGTAGATTGCGGAAATACATCATCAGCAACAATTCCTTTATCTTTAACTAAAGGAGTGAATGATGGCAAGCTTAAATATGGAGATAAGGTTTTATTATATGGTTTTGGTGGTGGATTAACACACGCTGGATTGCTAATTAAATGGACTATATAA
- a CDS encoding NAD(P)H-dependent glycerol-3-phosphate dehydrogenase produces the protein MNVSVLGCGRWGSFLAWYANRTGHEVVIWGRENSSNYIGLKQTRKNDYLSLPDEIELTSSLEGAISFGEIIIISISAQELRTFAKRLSQNNGIQGKTFILCMKGLESATGKRLTKVFSEEVGRNCNVAVWVGPGHVQDFVRNIPNCMVIGSENIEVTKQITKAFNSELIRFYYGQDLIGNEVGAATKNAMGIAAGMLDGLNYSSLKGSLMARGTREISRLIRAMGGNDLTIYGLSHLGDYEATLFSMHSHNRKFGQAFVEGKPFDKLAEGVSTIKALKQLSNQYDVELPICNALFDIIFEQKNAKETLEELFLRPLKFEFH, from the coding sequence ATGAATGTATCTGTCCTAGGCTGCGGACGATGGGGAAGTTTTTTAGCTTGGTATGCTAATCGTACTGGTCACGAAGTAGTTATATGGGGAAGAGAAAACTCTAGTAATTATATAGGCTTAAAACAGACAAGAAAAAATGATTATTTAAGCTTACCGGATGAAATTGAATTAACGAGTTCATTGGAAGGTGCAATATCATTTGGAGAAATTATTATTATTTCAATTAGTGCCCAAGAGCTAAGAACATTTGCAAAGCGTTTAAGTCAAAATAATGGAATACAAGGAAAAACTTTTATACTTTGTATGAAAGGTTTAGAATCTGCTACAGGAAAAAGACTGACAAAAGTCTTTAGCGAAGAAGTGGGGAGAAACTGTAATGTAGCCGTTTGGGTTGGTCCTGGTCATGTACAAGATTTTGTAAGGAATATACCAAATTGTATGGTTATTGGTTCTGAAAATATAGAAGTCACAAAACAGATTACTAAAGCATTTAACAGTGAGTTAATACGATTTTATTACGGGCAAGATCTAATTGGTAATGAAGTTGGAGCAGCAACTAAAAATGCCATGGGAATAGCAGCAGGAATGCTTGATGGATTGAATTATAGTAGTTTAAAAGGTTCTTTGATGGCAAGAGGGACTAGAGAGATTTCACGTTTAATAAGAGCAATGGGAGGAAATGATTTAACAATTTACGGCTTAAGTCATTTAGGAGATTATGAAGCAACACTATTTTCAATGCACAGTCATAATCGAAAGTTTGGGCAAGCATTTGTCGAAGGAAAACCGTTTGATAAGTTAGCGGAAGGGGTTTCTACAATTAAGGCACTAAAACAGCTTTCTAATCAGTATGATGTTGAACTGCCAATCTGTAACGCATTGTTTGATATAATTTTTGAACAAAAAAACGCTAAAGAAACTTTAGAAGAATTATTTTTAAGACCATTAAAATTCGAATTCCATTAA